A genomic region of Natronoarchaeum mannanilyticum contains the following coding sequences:
- the coxB gene encoding cytochrome c oxidase subunit II has protein sequence MVRARRVASAAVAVVVLSIVAAVPVAAAPQSITEELIRGLNRRLLYIAVPIALLVEFILLYTVWRFRDNDDPEPTRTNRDLEITWTVATALVLLFVGSASFAVLTSPYVAAVPDLSGQDPGERAPEPADAPPDAVVVEIVAEQWNYSYEYANGSVTTDEELVVPENRTLYLYVTAEDVLHSVHVPELGLKQDAFPNQYNLIRTRIGETGEYRLYCAEFCGAGHAGMRSTLRVVGQEEYREWLDERQNETSADSDGTTSGALEATRP, from the coding sequence ATGGTCAGAGCGCGCCGCGTCGCCAGCGCCGCCGTCGCCGTCGTCGTACTGTCGATCGTCGCGGCCGTTCCGGTCGCCGCGGCGCCCCAGTCGATCACCGAGGAGCTCATCAGGGGGCTCAACCGGCGGCTGCTGTACATCGCCGTCCCGATCGCGCTGCTCGTCGAGTTCATCCTGCTGTACACGGTCTGGCGGTTCCGCGACAACGACGATCCCGAGCCCACGCGGACGAACCGAGACCTGGAGATCACCTGGACCGTCGCGACGGCGCTGGTGTTGCTGTTCGTCGGCTCGGCGTCGTTCGCCGTGCTGACGAGCCCGTACGTCGCCGCGGTACCGGACCTGAGCGGGCAGGATCCCGGCGAGCGCGCGCCAGAGCCCGCCGACGCGCCGCCGGACGCCGTCGTCGTCGAGATCGTCGCCGAGCAGTGGAACTACAGCTACGAGTACGCGAACGGCAGCGTCACGACCGATGAGGAACTGGTCGTCCCCGAAAATCGGACCCTGTACCTCTACGTCACCGCCGAGGACGTGCTGCACTCGGTTCACGTTCCCGAACTCGGACTCAAGCAGGACGCGTTCCCGAACCAGTACAACCTCATCCGCACGCGGATCGGTGAGACCGGCGAGTACCGGCTGTACTGCGCGGAGTTCTGCGGCGCCGGGCACGCCGGGATGCGATCGACGCTGCGCGTCGTCGGGCAGGAGGAGTACCGGGAGTGGCTCGACGAGCGGCAAAACGAGACGAGTGCCGACAGCGATGGTACGACGAGCGGCGCCCTCGAAGCCACACGACCATGA
- a CDS encoding TrkH family potassium uptake protein, with protein MRLRVGWRASVSLSGTVLKYLSVAFLVPILVSLLYEREDLLVFVATMAGTALAGTLLERVGSPEDLGDREAFLMVGLTWLLVAFVGAVPYVLAGTGTIAHPVNALFESMSGFTTTGSTVMRDISVEAHSRELMMWRQLTQWLGGMGIVVLAVAILSELSVGGAQLMEAEAPGPGVEKLTPRIAETARALWLAYVGFSIAEVLLLSLLGATELAPNMTAYGALAHTFTTMPTGGFSPQARSIEAFSWAVQWAIIPFMVVAGTNFVLFWQLLNGDWREAVADSEFRFYAGVLASLTAIVSVLLFVDGALVDAENVGRVAGAIEPSVRHAAFQVVSIVTTTGYASMNFDIWSPPAQYALVFAMFLGGSAGSTGGAIKMIRWLVILKSIRRELFTTVHPSAVRPVRLAGEPLDETAVRGIYTFTLLYFVLFLGGALLLALDAARVDGFEIEVIGLITACAATLGNIGPGLGVVGPMGNFVDFPWTSKLLMVGLMWIGRLEIFPVLVLLTRAYWRS; from the coding sequence ATGAGGCTCCGCGTCGGCTGGCGTGCCAGCGTGAGCCTCAGCGGCACCGTTCTGAAGTACCTCTCGGTGGCGTTTCTCGTTCCGATCCTCGTCTCGCTGCTGTACGAGCGCGAGGACCTGCTGGTGTTCGTCGCGACGATGGCGGGCACGGCGCTCGCGGGCACGCTACTCGAACGCGTCGGCTCGCCCGAGGACCTGGGTGACAGGGAGGCGTTCCTGATGGTCGGGTTGACGTGGTTGCTCGTCGCGTTCGTCGGCGCCGTCCCCTACGTGCTCGCCGGCACCGGGACGATCGCTCACCCGGTCAACGCGCTGTTCGAGAGCATGAGCGGGTTCACGACGACCGGATCGACCGTCATGCGGGACATCTCTGTCGAGGCCCACTCCCGTGAGCTCATGATGTGGCGCCAGCTCACCCAGTGGCTCGGCGGGATGGGGATCGTCGTCCTCGCGGTGGCGATCCTCTCGGAGCTGTCGGTCGGCGGCGCCCAGCTGATGGAGGCCGAGGCGCCCGGCCCCGGCGTCGAGAAGCTCACGCCCAGAATCGCGGAGACGGCCCGCGCGCTCTGGCTCGCGTACGTCGGCTTCTCGATCGCCGAGGTGCTCCTGCTGTCCCTGCTCGGCGCAACGGAACTCGCTCCGAACATGACCGCCTACGGCGCGCTCGCCCACACGTTCACCACGATGCCGACCGGCGGGTTCTCGCCGCAGGCGCGCAGCATCGAGGCGTTCTCGTGGGCCGTCCAGTGGGCGATCATCCCCTTCATGGTCGTCGCCGGGACGAATTTCGTGCTGTTCTGGCAGCTGCTCAACGGCGACTGGCGGGAGGCGGTCGCCGACAGCGAGTTCCGATTCTACGCGGGCGTCCTGGCGTCGCTGACCGCGATCGTCAGCGTCCTGCTGTTCGTCGACGGCGCGCTCGTCGACGCCGAGAACGTCGGGCGGGTCGCGGGCGCGATCGAACCGTCGGTGCGCCACGCCGCGTTCCAGGTCGTCTCGATCGTGACGACGACGGGCTACGCCAGCATGAACTTCGACATCTGGAGCCCGCCGGCCCAGTACGCGCTGGTGTTCGCGATGTTCCTCGGCGGGTCGGCGGGATCGACCGGCGGCGCCATCAAGATGATCCGGTGGCTGGTGATCCTCAAGTCGATCCGCCGGGAGCTTTTCACGACGGTCCATCCGTCGGCAGTCCGGCCGGTCCGGCTCGCGGGCGAGCCGCTCGACGAAACCGCGGTGCGAGGCATCTACACGTTCACGCTGCTGTACTTCGTGCTGTTTCTCGGCGGCGCCCTGCTGCTCGCGCTCGACGCCGCGCGCGTCGACGGGTTCGAGATCGAGGTGATCGGCCTGATCACGGCCTGCGCCGCGACGCTTGGCAACATCGGGCCGGGACTCGGCGTGGTCGGCCCGATGGGGAACTTCGTCGACTTCCCGTGGACCTCGAAGCTGCTGATGGTCGGCCTGATGTGGATCGGCCGGCTGGAGATCTTCCCGGTGCTCGTGTTGCTGACGCGGGCGTACTGGCGGTCGTGA
- a CDS encoding HalX domain-containing protein: MDEQRGIVLVVDDDPRVARVYAEQLRQQHTVRVAYSGEEALESLDDDVEVVLLDRRMPDLTGDEVLERIRDRGLTCQVAMVTAVEPDFDIIEMAFDDYLFKPVTGEQLLSTVDHLLKRATYDNALQEFFAVASKRAALEAEKSHSVLQRSEEFAELTARFEHLQAELGESLQELDDEEAFDLVLSDRF; encoded by the coding sequence ATGGACGAACAGCGCGGCATCGTCCTCGTCGTGGACGACGACCCGCGGGTCGCTCGCGTGTACGCCGAGCAGCTCCGCCAGCAGCACACGGTTCGGGTGGCCTACAGCGGCGAGGAAGCACTGGAGAGTCTCGACGACGACGTCGAGGTGGTGCTGCTCGACCGCCGAATGCCGGACCTCACCGGCGACGAGGTCTTGGAGCGGATCCGCGACCGCGGGCTCACCTGTCAGGTCGCGATGGTCACCGCGGTCGAGCCGGACTTCGACATCATCGAGATGGCGTTCGACGACTACCTGTTCAAGCCGGTCACCGGTGAGCAGCTGCTCTCGACGGTCGATCACCTGCTCAAGCGAGCCACCTACGACAACGCGCTCCAGGAGTTTTTCGCGGTCGCCTCGAAGCGCGCCGCGCTGGAGGCCGAGAAGTCCCACTCCGTGCTCCAGCGCAGCGAGGAGTTCGCGGAGCTGACGGCCCGTTTCGAGCACCTGCAGGCGGAACTCGGCGAGTCGTTGCAGGAGCTCGACGACGAGGAGGCGTTCGATCTGGTGCTGTCGGACCGGTTCTGA
- a CDS encoding monovalent cation/H+ antiporter subunit E, producing MTHILVPVAESATLRRTVEYAIESALEASDGDARVTFGYVISADSTRLPGSELETAGEELLERTEIWAEEDAAEHTDELTVETVVLGADEYLFSPSDVARVIGARAVSTGVDRIVLDPEYDPGAGQPLLEPLKTELSRDDRFGVEEAPVEHPRRSARFVAPASASRFIGTFVISFVFYQVIGGFAGLFDLVTGVATALIAAIVLSQVTFARPPQVGASLARLARWCVFAPVLLWEILVANLQVATVILNPRAEIDPRMTRIHAAVWGALPVATLANSITLTPGTLTVRERGQDLYVHSLLPVSREGLFDGSLERWVRFVFYGRRAMRIDSPRERGDAEVLQTSDDEEDERASDADESAGGESA from the coding sequence GTGACCCACATACTGGTGCCCGTCGCGGAGTCGGCGACGCTCCGCCGCACCGTCGAGTACGCCATCGAGTCGGCGCTCGAGGCGTCCGACGGCGACGCTCGGGTCACGTTCGGCTACGTGATCTCGGCCGACAGCACGCGCCTGCCGGGCTCGGAGCTGGAGACGGCCGGCGAGGAGCTCCTCGAACGGACCGAGATCTGGGCCGAGGAGGACGCCGCCGAGCACACCGACGAGCTGACCGTCGAGACCGTCGTGCTCGGCGCCGACGAGTACCTCTTTAGCCCCTCCGACGTCGCTCGCGTGATCGGCGCTCGCGCCGTCTCGACCGGCGTCGACCGGATCGTGCTCGATCCCGAGTACGACCCCGGCGCCGGACAGCCGCTGCTCGAACCGCTCAAGACGGAGCTGAGTCGAGACGACCGCTTCGGCGTCGAGGAGGCGCCCGTCGAACACCCGCGGCGTTCGGCGCGGTTCGTCGCGCCCGCCAGCGCCAGCCGCTTTATCGGGACGTTCGTGATCTCCTTCGTCTTCTACCAGGTGATCGGCGGCTTCGCCGGCCTGTTCGACCTCGTCACCGGCGTCGCGACGGCGCTGATCGCGGCGATCGTGCTCTCGCAGGTGACGTTCGCGCGCCCGCCGCAGGTCGGCGCCTCGCTGGCTCGGCTGGCGCGCTGGTGCGTGTTCGCGCCGGTGTTGCTCTGGGAGATCCTGGTCGCGAACCTGCAGGTCGCGACGGTGATCCTGAACCCCCGAGCGGAGATCGACCCGCGGATGACGCGGATCCACGCCGCGGTCTGGGGCGCGCTGCCGGTCGCCACGCTGGCAAACAGCATCACGCTCACGCCGGGGACGCTCACCGTCCGCGAGCGCGGGCAGGACCTGTACGTCCACTCGCTGCTGCCCGTCTCCCGGGAGGGGCTGTTCGACGGCAGCCTGGAGCGGTGGGTCCGCTTCGTCTTCTACGGTCGCCGCGCGATGCGGATCGATAGTCCGCGCGAGCGCGGCGACGCCGAGGTGCTCCAGACATCGGACGATGAGGAGGACGAGAGAGCGTCCGACGCCGACGAGAGCGCCGGAGGTGAGTCGGCGTGA
- a CDS encoding NAD(P)/FAD-dependent oxidoreductase, which produces MTRDVLIVGGGVAGLSAGIYTARAGLDALIVDPSSGRTGTDAADGSILERNASLENYPGFPAGIDARLYLDMVREQADDAGCEFREGRVVDVRPREDDFAVELADGDELAAIRVIAASWGDVSYLDGVDVELIDRGSKTYVGVDEHGRTRVPGLYAAGRIAGRPHQAIVAAGHGAAVALTAIEESDAAFYHDWVAPDGYFTGRGREVPPGCEEIDDAERRERERSARERLAERIAEPTDETPTMHPRVDADER; this is translated from the coding sequence ATGACCCGAGACGTGCTCATCGTCGGCGGCGGCGTCGCCGGACTCTCCGCCGGCATCTACACCGCGCGGGCCGGACTCGACGCGCTGATCGTCGACCCGTCGAGCGGCCGGACGGGAACCGACGCCGCTGACGGATCGATCCTCGAACGCAACGCCAGCCTGGAGAACTACCCGGGGTTTCCCGCCGGGATCGACGCACGCCTGTATCTCGATATGGTGCGCGAGCAGGCCGACGACGCGGGCTGCGAGTTCCGCGAGGGTCGCGTCGTCGACGTCCGCCCGCGCGAGGACGACTTCGCGGTCGAACTCGCCGACGGCGACGAACTCGCGGCGATCCGCGTGATCGCGGCGTCGTGGGGCGACGTCTCTTACCTCGACGGCGTCGACGTCGAACTGATCGACCGCGGCTCGAAGACGTACGTCGGCGTCGACGAGCACGGCCGGACGCGCGTGCCGGGACTGTACGCCGCGGGGCGGATCGCCGGTCGCCCCCACCAGGCGATCGTCGCCGCGGGCCACGGCGCGGCCGTCGCGTTGACCGCGATCGAGGAATCCGACGCCGCGTTCTACCACGACTGGGTCGCGCCCGATGGGTACTTCACCGGCCGCGGGCGCGAGGTGCCGCCGGGTTGCGAGGAGATCGACGACGCCGAGCGCCGGGAGCGCGAGCGCTCGGCGCGCGAACGGCTGGCCGAGCGGATCGCGGAACCGACCGACGAGACGCCGACGATGCACCCGCGCGTGGATGCAGATGAACGATAA
- a CDS encoding heme-copper oxidase subunit III — protein MTESEGTEHRGPAVEDWPPGFGEASWWPIVTGGGAAGIYAGVALYLLGGTAAALAPPVVGLGLALGGLLAFLGGLYGWVYHAFVRNYWKRPAGGHGLDLRWGMFVFILTDVMTFSAGFVYYFFVRTDAWPPEELPHLLTSLVLANTAILLVSSLTLHAAHVAIRRGNRRRFLAWLAVTVALGVAFVGGQLLEYYEFLVVEGVPVTSVFFSAFFGLTGLHGLHVLLGVIVLGTVLVRGLRGQFDAERHTAVATASMYWHFVDAVWVFLVVTLYVGAAA, from the coding sequence ATGACGGAGTCCGAGGGGACGGAGCACCGCGGTCCGGCTGTCGAGGACTGGCCGCCCGGGTTCGGCGAGGCGAGCTGGTGGCCGATCGTGACCGGCGGGGGCGCGGCCGGAATCTACGCCGGCGTCGCGCTGTACCTCCTGGGCGGGACCGCGGCGGCGCTCGCCCCGCCCGTCGTCGGCCTCGGGCTCGCGCTCGGCGGGCTGCTTGCCTTCCTCGGCGGGCTGTACGGCTGGGTGTACCACGCCTTCGTCCGGAACTACTGGAAGCGGCCGGCCGGGGGCCACGGGCTGGACCTCCGATGGGGGATGTTCGTGTTCATCCTGACCGACGTGATGACGTTCTCGGCGGGCTTCGTCTACTACTTCTTCGTCAGGACCGACGCGTGGCCGCCCGAGGAGCTGCCGCACCTCCTGACCTCGCTCGTGCTCGCCAACACCGCGATCCTGCTCGTCAGCAGCCTCACGCTGCACGCCGCTCACGTCGCGATCCGAAGGGGGAACCGCCGGCGCTTTCTCGCCTGGCTCGCGGTCACCGTGGCGCTCGGCGTCGCGTTCGTCGGCGGGCAGCTCCTGGAGTACTACGAGTTCCTCGTCGTCGAGGGCGTCCCGGTCACGAGCGTGTTCTTCAGCGCCTTCTTCGGGCTGACGGGGCTGCACGGCCTCCACGTTCTCCTCGGCGTGATCGTGCTCGGGACCGTGCTCGTACGCGGGCTTCGCGGGCAGTTCGACGCGGAACGCCACACCGCGGTCGCGACGGCGTCGATGTACTGGCACTTCGTCGACGCCGTGTGGGTGTTCCTGGTCGTCACGCTGTACGTCGGTGCCGCCGCCTGA
- a CDS encoding SRPBCC family protein, giving the protein MDRVEVSTDVYLPPEEIYEFLEDFPGYADYSKYLKEVRSDGTGEEGTRYDLEFAWWKLNYTARSEVTDTDPPERIDWRIVKDVDAGGYWQVEPRPEAAPPDRETASRVRFVVEFDPDSANAGALDLPALVSIGWVIDKIRPKVLEEAERVVERIVADLEGERRDVELRVHEQPSSV; this is encoded by the coding sequence GTGGACAGAGTCGAGGTGAGCACGGACGTCTACCTCCCGCCCGAGGAGATCTACGAGTTCCTGGAGGACTTCCCGGGGTACGCCGACTACTCGAAGTACCTCAAGGAGGTCCGCAGCGACGGGACGGGCGAGGAGGGGACGCGGTACGACCTGGAGTTCGCGTGGTGGAAGCTCAACTACACCGCTCGCTCGGAAGTGACCGATACCGACCCGCCCGAGCGGATCGACTGGCGGATCGTGAAGGACGTCGACGCCGGCGGCTACTGGCAGGTCGAGCCCCGACCCGAGGCCGCGCCGCCGGACCGCGAGACGGCCAGCCGAGTCCGGTTCGTCGTCGAGTTCGATCCCGACAGCGCGAACGCCGGGGCGCTGGACCTGCCGGCGCTCGTCTCGATCGGCTGGGTGATCGACAAGATTCGCCCGAAAGTGCTCGAGGAAGCCGAACGCGTGGTCGAGCGGATCGTCGCCGATCTGGAGGGCGAGCGCCGCGACGTCGAACTCCGGGTCCACGAGCAGCCCTCGTCGGTGTGA
- the coaBC gene encoding bifunctional phosphopantothenoylcysteine decarboxylase/phosphopantothenate--cysteine ligase CoaBC — protein MLEGVNVALGVCGSIAAVKTVELAHELRRRGADVRAVMTGGAQGIVHPWAVEFATDRDVVTELTGAVEHVDLCGREGWADVFLIAPATANTVGKIAGAVDDTPVTTCATTALGADVPVVIAPAMHEPMYDHPGVLEAIERVESWGVEFVDPRIEEGKAKIASEERICLDTARAAGDRPLDGERVVVTAGATAEAIDPVRVLTNRSSGKTGRAVAKACYVRGADVTLLHGVVGPHAPSNEPDEPALGPDGSLGYADYRLVESAAELRDAAVDAAAEADAFISTAAIGDYTVEPREQKIRSGRELTLELEGTPKVIDAVREARPDLPIVGFKTETAGAAGDHEDARADADAAMTGAARETLDRVDLAFVVANDASVMGADETRTLFVDADDAEAFEGSKSALGGAVADRLVGHLD, from the coding sequence ATGCTGGAGGGAGTCAACGTCGCGCTCGGGGTCTGTGGCTCCATCGCGGCCGTCAAGACCGTCGAACTGGCCCACGAGCTCCGCCGCCGCGGCGCCGACGTGCGGGCGGTGATGACCGGCGGCGCGCAGGGGATCGTCCACCCGTGGGCGGTCGAGTTCGCGACCGACCGCGACGTCGTCACCGAGCTCACCGGCGCCGTCGAGCACGTCGATCTCTGCGGACGAGAGGGCTGGGCCGACGTGTTTCTGATCGCGCCCGCGACGGCCAACACGGTCGGCAAGATCGCCGGTGCGGTCGACGACACGCCCGTCACGACCTGCGCGACAACCGCGCTGGGCGCCGACGTGCCGGTCGTGATCGCCCCCGCGATGCACGAGCCGATGTACGACCACCCGGGCGTGCTGGAGGCGATCGAGCGCGTCGAATCGTGGGGCGTCGAGTTCGTCGACCCGCGGATCGAGGAGGGGAAGGCCAAGATCGCCAGCGAGGAGCGCATCTGCCTCGACACCGCACGCGCGGCCGGCGACCGACCGCTCGACGGCGAGCGCGTCGTCGTCACCGCCGGCGCCACCGCGGAGGCGATCGATCCCGTGCGCGTCCTGACGAACCGCTCGTCGGGCAAGACCGGTCGAGCCGTCGCGAAGGCCTGCTACGTCCGGGGCGCCGACGTGACACTGCTCCACGGCGTCGTCGGCCCCCACGCTCCCTCGAACGAGCCCGACGAGCCGGCGCTCGGGCCCGACGGGTCGCTCGGCTACGCCGACTACCGCCTCGTCGAGAGCGCGGCCGAACTCCGGGACGCCGCGGTCGACGCCGCGGCTGAAGCGGACGCCTTCATCTCGACGGCGGCGATTGGCGACTACACCGTCGAGCCCCGCGAGCAAAAGATCCGATCGGGTCGGGAGTTGACCCTCGAACTCGAAGGGACGCCGAAGGTGATCGACGCCGTCCGCGAGGCTCGCCCCGACCTGCCGATCGTCGGCTTCAAGACCGAGACCGCGGGCGCGGCCGGCGACCACGAGGACGCTCGTGCCGATGCCGACGCCGCGATGACCGGCGCCGCCCGCGAGACGCTCGACCGGGTCGACCTCGCGTTCGTCGTCGCGAACGACGCGAGCGTGATGGGCGCCGACGAGACGCGGACGCTGTTCGTCGACGCCGACGACGCCGAGGCGTTCGAGGGCTCGAAATCCGCGCTCGGCGGCGCGGTCGCGGATCGGCTCGTCGGGCATCTCGACTGA
- a CDS encoding DUF6684 family protein translates to MLEWVRRETLLDTSINAVPVVILLVLDLLFLLVYPWERGTLSELFTHLLTLFPVVVLAFATYQVARAIERDAAE, encoded by the coding sequence ATGCTGGAGTGGGTGCGACGGGAGACGCTGCTCGACACCTCGATCAACGCCGTCCCCGTGGTGATCCTGCTCGTCCTGGACCTGCTCTTTCTCCTCGTCTACCCGTGGGAGCGGGGCACGCTGTCGGAGCTGTTCACCCACCTGTTGACGCTGTTTCCGGTCGTCGTCCTGGCGTTCGCAACCTATCAGGTCGCCCGGGCGATCGAGCGCGACGCCGCAGAGTAA
- the trkA gene encoding Trk system potassium transporter TrkA: MRVIVIGAGEVGRSIAANLADSNEVVVIERDSEIVEELTYSLDVLSIAGDGTSLEILEEAGVEDADIVIASTDNDETNLVACGTAKTVSDAFTIARVKKTNLLDTWRRTKGAFGVDFMVGSDLLTAHAIVRIAGLPGAHDADVFAGGAVRMAEFEIAAESPIAGETIREADRFDSLTFAAIFREGEVTIPRGDTRIRAEDRLVVIGSPESVQEFATELYPAEARDGTDEVVIVGGSEIGFQTAKLFEDHGLKPRLVEQDHDRARELAEELPKTTVMESDATDAEFLSREHVDEADLLVATLESDQKNLLVSLLAERLGVDRSVAIVESPDYVDLFEAVGVDVAINPREETAEEITRFTREGEAENVAMLESDLAEVVEFEVDGDSLLVGRSIQEAMAELPECVVVGAITRDGAHITPRGDTRVEAGDHVVVFLATEVLDDVLDKI; encoded by the coding sequence GTGCGCGTGATCGTCATCGGCGCCGGCGAGGTCGGGCGGAGCATCGCCGCCAACCTCGCCGACTCCAACGAGGTCGTCGTGATCGAGCGCGACTCGGAGATCGTCGAGGAGCTCACCTACTCGCTCGACGTGCTCTCGATCGCGGGCGACGGGACTTCGCTGGAGATCCTCGAAGAAGCCGGCGTCGAGGACGCCGACATCGTCATCGCGAGCACGGACAACGACGAGACGAACCTGGTCGCCTGCGGGACGGCCAAAACCGTCTCCGACGCGTTCACGATCGCCCGCGTGAAGAAGACCAACCTGCTCGACACCTGGCGCCGCACCAAGGGCGCCTTCGGCGTCGACTTCATGGTCGGCAGCGACCTGCTGACCGCTCACGCGATCGTCCGGATCGCGGGACTGCCCGGCGCCCACGACGCCGACGTGTTCGCGGGCGGCGCGGTCCGGATGGCCGAGTTCGAGATCGCAGCGGAGAGTCCGATCGCCGGGGAGACGATCCGGGAAGCCGACCGCTTCGACTCGCTGACGTTCGCGGCGATCTTCCGCGAGGGCGAAGTGACGATCCCGCGGGGCGACACGCGAATCCGCGCGGAGGATCGCCTCGTCGTCATCGGGAGCCCCGAGAGCGTCCAGGAGTTCGCGACGGAACTGTACCCCGCGGAGGCCCGCGACGGCACCGACGAGGTCGTGATCGTCGGCGGCAGCGAGATCGGCTTCCAGACCGCGAAGCTGTTCGAGGACCACGGGCTGAAGCCCCGGCTCGTCGAACAGGACCACGATCGCGCCCGCGAGCTCGCCGAGGAGCTGCCGAAGACGACCGTGATGGAGAGCGACGCGACCGACGCCGAGTTCCTCTCGCGCGAGCACGTCGACGAGGCCGACCTGCTCGTCGCGACGCTTGAGAGCGACCAGAAGAACCTGCTCGTGTCGCTGCTGGCCGAGCGCCTCGGCGTCGATCGCAGCGTCGCCATCGTGGAGTCGCCCGACTACGTCGACCTGTTCGAGGCCGTCGGCGTCGACGTCGCGATCAACCCGCGCGAGGAGACCGCCGAGGAGATCACGCGGTTCACCCGCGAGGGCGAGGCCGAGAACGTCGCGATGCTGGAGAGCGACCTCGCGGAGGTCGTCGAGTTCGAAGTCGACGGCGACAGTCTGCTCGTCGGCCGCTCGATTCAAGAGGCCATGGCCGAGCTGCCCGAGTGCGTCGTCGTCGGCGCGATCACTCGGGACGGCGCGCACATCACGCCGCGCGGGGACACCCGCGTCGAGGCGGGCGACCACGTCGTCGTCTTTCTCGCCACCGAGGTTCTGGACGACGTGCTCGATAAAATATGA
- a CDS encoding DUF6789 family protein, which translates to MSTPDDRTDLTQPTVPGDIEDLEAGLDINLRVVLSAFAGGLVGMIAMAPLLIGLPAFLGLFEAGPLISVTDLGRVVGIEPSLPLGLAVLLAGGVVALPLLFTVAGSFLPPQEPRAARGVVFATIMWTGFVIAYWPGPRNAVLFGALSLAGHWVYGYALGGVMERLAYVPEHTI; encoded by the coding sequence ATGAGCACCCCGGACGATCGAACCGACCTCACGCAGCCGACGGTGCCGGGGGACATCGAGGATCTGGAGGCGGGCCTCGACATCAACCTGCGGGTCGTGCTGTCGGCGTTCGCCGGCGGGCTCGTCGGGATGATCGCGATGGCGCCCCTGCTGATCGGCCTGCCGGCGTTTCTGGGGCTGTTCGAGGCCGGCCCGCTGATCAGCGTGACCGATCTCGGGCGCGTCGTCGGCATCGAGCCGAGCTTGCCGCTCGGGCTCGCGGTGCTCCTCGCGGGCGGCGTCGTCGCGCTGCCGCTGTTGTTCACGGTCGCCGGCTCCTTCCTCCCGCCACAGGAGCCGCGGGCGGCGCGCGGCGTCGTCTTCGCGACGATAATGTGGACCGGGTTCGTCATCGCCTACTGGCCGGGGCCGCGCAACGCCGTCCTGTTCGGCGCGCTCTCGCTGGCGGGCCACTGGGTGTACGGCTACGCGCTCGGCGGCGTCATGGAGCGGCTCGCGTACGTCCCCGAACACACGATCTAG
- a CDS encoding DUF6789 family protein gives MNRPASAIAGGVAGTAVLLLLLLLLEVETRSAIPVFEVIARFVGTPGNQTVGFVLFAIAGVVAWPLLFLALEPRIPRGPDPASRGVVLGTALWLAFVVTGRGEISGALLIIYAAFTLLAHWAYGFTLGAVYGRLLERPDADAAATAG, from the coding sequence ATGAACAGGCCGGCGAGCGCGATCGCGGGCGGCGTCGCCGGGACGGCGGTGCTGCTGTTGCTGCTCCTGCTGCTCGAAGTCGAAACGCGCTCGGCGATCCCCGTCTTCGAGGTGATCGCGCGGTTCGTCGGCACGCCCGGGAACCAGACGGTTGGGTTCGTGCTGTTCGCGATCGCGGGCGTCGTCGCCTGGCCGCTGCTGTTCCTTGCGCTCGAACCGCGCATTCCGCGCGGGCCCGACCCGGCCAGCCGCGGCGTCGTGCTCGGGACCGCCCTCTGGCTCGCGTTCGTCGTCACCGGGCGGGGCGAGATCAGCGGCGCGCTCCTGATCATCTACGCCGCGTTCACGCTGCTGGCCCACTGGGCGTACGGGTTCACGCTCGGCGCCGTCTACGGGCGCCTGCTGGAGCGGCCGGACGCTGACGCGGCGGCGACCGCGGGGTGA